One Physeter macrocephalus isolate SW-GA chromosome 19, ASM283717v5, whole genome shotgun sequence genomic window carries:
- the ELAC1 gene encoding zinc phosphodiesterase ELAC protein 1 isoform X1, protein MGWKMSMDVTFLGTGAAYPSPTRGASALVLRCEGECWLFDCGEGTQTQLMKSQLKAGRITKIFITHLHGDHFFGLPGLLCTISLQSGSMVTKQPIEIYGPAGLRDFIWQTMELSHTELVFPYVVHELVPTADQCPTEELKEFVHVDKADNPPKDGQGRTILLDSEENSYLLVDDEQFVVKAFRLFHRIPSFGFSVVEKKRPGKLNAQKLKDLGVPPGPAYGKLKNGISVVLENGVTISPQDVLKKPIVGRKICILGDCSGVVDDGGVKLCFEADLLIHEATLDDTQMDKAKEHGHSTPHMAAAFAKLCQAKRLVLTHFSQRYKPVALAREGETDGIVELKKQAESVLDLQEVTLAEDFMVIGIPIKK, encoded by the exons ATGG GGTGGAAGATGTCTATGGATGTGACATTTCTGGGGACAGGCGCAGCATACCCATCCCCAACCCGGGGTGCCTCTGCTCTGGTCCTTCGGTGTGAAGGCGAGTGCTGGCTCTTTGACTGTGGGGAGGGAACCCAGACGCAGCTTATGAAAAGCCAACTTAAAGCAG GGAGAATTACTAAGATCTTCATCACGCATCTTCATGGAGACCATTTTTTTGGACTTCCTGGCCTCCTCTGCACAATCAGCCTGCAGAGTGGCTCCATGGTCACCAAACAGCCGATCGAAATCTATGGCCCTGCGGGGCTTCGGGACTTTATCTGGCAAACCATGGAACTTTCTCACACGGAGTTGGTCTTCCCTTATGTGGTCCATGAGCTGGTGCCTACAGCGGATCAGTGTCCTacagaagaactgaaagaattTGTACACGTGGATAAAGCAGACAACCCTCCCAAAGACGGACAAGGAAGAACTATCCTGTTAGACTCAGAAGAAAACTCATACCTCCTGGTTGATGATGAGCAGTTTGTTGTGAAAGCATTTCGCCTCTTTCATCGAATACCCTCCTTTGGATTTTCAGTTGTGGAGAAGAAACGCCCAGGTAAACTCAATGCACAGAAACTGAAAGATCTTG GTGTTCCGCCAGGTCCTGCCTATGGGAAGCTGAAAAATGGAATTTCTGTTGTTCTGGAAAATGGAGTTACAATTTCTCCCCAAGATGTCTTAAAAAAGCCTATTGTTGGAAGAAAAATCTGCATTTTGGGTGACTGTTCCGGGGTTGTGGATGATGGAGGAGTGAAGCTGTGCTTTGAAGCAGACCTGTTGATCCATGAAGCAACCCTGGATGACACCCAGATGGACAAAGCAAAGGAACACGGCCACAGCACGCCACACATGGCAGCAGCATTTGCAAAGCTGTGCCAAGCAAAGAGGCTCGTTCTGACTCACTTCAGTCAGAGGTACAAACCAGTTGCCTTGGCCAGAGAAGGAGAAACAGATGGGATCGTAGAGCTTAAAAAGCAAGCTGAATCAGTGTTAGATCTCCAAGAAGTGACTCTAGCAGAAGATTTTATGGTGATTGGCATTCCAATCAAGAAATGA
- the ELAC1 gene encoding zinc phosphodiesterase ELAC protein 1 isoform X2 produces MSMDVTFLGTGAAYPSPTRGASALVLRCEGECWLFDCGEGTQTQLMKSQLKAGRITKIFITHLHGDHFFGLPGLLCTISLQSGSMVTKQPIEIYGPAGLRDFIWQTMELSHTELVFPYVVHELVPTADQCPTEELKEFVHVDKADNPPKDGQGRTILLDSEENSYLLVDDEQFVVKAFRLFHRIPSFGFSVVEKKRPGKLNAQKLKDLGVPPGPAYGKLKNGISVVLENGVTISPQDVLKKPIVGRKICILGDCSGVVDDGGVKLCFEADLLIHEATLDDTQMDKAKEHGHSTPHMAAAFAKLCQAKRLVLTHFSQRYKPVALAREGETDGIVELKKQAESVLDLQEVTLAEDFMVIGIPIKK; encoded by the exons ATGTCTATGGATGTGACATTTCTGGGGACAGGCGCAGCATACCCATCCCCAACCCGGGGTGCCTCTGCTCTGGTCCTTCGGTGTGAAGGCGAGTGCTGGCTCTTTGACTGTGGGGAGGGAACCCAGACGCAGCTTATGAAAAGCCAACTTAAAGCAG GGAGAATTACTAAGATCTTCATCACGCATCTTCATGGAGACCATTTTTTTGGACTTCCTGGCCTCCTCTGCACAATCAGCCTGCAGAGTGGCTCCATGGTCACCAAACAGCCGATCGAAATCTATGGCCCTGCGGGGCTTCGGGACTTTATCTGGCAAACCATGGAACTTTCTCACACGGAGTTGGTCTTCCCTTATGTGGTCCATGAGCTGGTGCCTACAGCGGATCAGTGTCCTacagaagaactgaaagaattTGTACACGTGGATAAAGCAGACAACCCTCCCAAAGACGGACAAGGAAGAACTATCCTGTTAGACTCAGAAGAAAACTCATACCTCCTGGTTGATGATGAGCAGTTTGTTGTGAAAGCATTTCGCCTCTTTCATCGAATACCCTCCTTTGGATTTTCAGTTGTGGAGAAGAAACGCCCAGGTAAACTCAATGCACAGAAACTGAAAGATCTTG GTGTTCCGCCAGGTCCTGCCTATGGGAAGCTGAAAAATGGAATTTCTGTTGTTCTGGAAAATGGAGTTACAATTTCTCCCCAAGATGTCTTAAAAAAGCCTATTGTTGGAAGAAAAATCTGCATTTTGGGTGACTGTTCCGGGGTTGTGGATGATGGAGGAGTGAAGCTGTGCTTTGAAGCAGACCTGTTGATCCATGAAGCAACCCTGGATGACACCCAGATGGACAAAGCAAAGGAACACGGCCACAGCACGCCACACATGGCAGCAGCATTTGCAAAGCTGTGCCAAGCAAAGAGGCTCGTTCTGACTCACTTCAGTCAGAGGTACAAACCAGTTGCCTTGGCCAGAGAAGGAGAAACAGATGGGATCGTAGAGCTTAAAAAGCAAGCTGAATCAGTGTTAGATCTCCAAGAAGTGACTCTAGCAGAAGATTTTATGGTGATTGGCATTCCAATCAAGAAATGA
- the ELAC1 gene encoding zinc phosphodiesterase ELAC protein 1 isoform X3: MESWRITKIFITHLHGDHFFGLPGLLCTISLQSGSMVTKQPIEIYGPAGLRDFIWQTMELSHTELVFPYVVHELVPTADQCPTEELKEFVHVDKADNPPKDGQGRTILLDSEENSYLLVDDEQFVVKAFRLFHRIPSFGFSVVEKKRPGKLNAQKLKDLGVPPGPAYGKLKNGISVVLENGVTISPQDVLKKPIVGRKICILGDCSGVVDDGGVKLCFEADLLIHEATLDDTQMDKAKEHGHSTPHMAAAFAKLCQAKRLVLTHFSQRYKPVALAREGETDGIVELKKQAESVLDLQEVTLAEDFMVIGIPIKK, encoded by the exons ATGGAGTCTT GGAGAATTACTAAGATCTTCATCACGCATCTTCATGGAGACCATTTTTTTGGACTTCCTGGCCTCCTCTGCACAATCAGCCTGCAGAGTGGCTCCATGGTCACCAAACAGCCGATCGAAATCTATGGCCCTGCGGGGCTTCGGGACTTTATCTGGCAAACCATGGAACTTTCTCACACGGAGTTGGTCTTCCCTTATGTGGTCCATGAGCTGGTGCCTACAGCGGATCAGTGTCCTacagaagaactgaaagaattTGTACACGTGGATAAAGCAGACAACCCTCCCAAAGACGGACAAGGAAGAACTATCCTGTTAGACTCAGAAGAAAACTCATACCTCCTGGTTGATGATGAGCAGTTTGTTGTGAAAGCATTTCGCCTCTTTCATCGAATACCCTCCTTTGGATTTTCAGTTGTGGAGAAGAAACGCCCAGGTAAACTCAATGCACAGAAACTGAAAGATCTTG GTGTTCCGCCAGGTCCTGCCTATGGGAAGCTGAAAAATGGAATTTCTGTTGTTCTGGAAAATGGAGTTACAATTTCTCCCCAAGATGTCTTAAAAAAGCCTATTGTTGGAAGAAAAATCTGCATTTTGGGTGACTGTTCCGGGGTTGTGGATGATGGAGGAGTGAAGCTGTGCTTTGAAGCAGACCTGTTGATCCATGAAGCAACCCTGGATGACACCCAGATGGACAAAGCAAAGGAACACGGCCACAGCACGCCACACATGGCAGCAGCATTTGCAAAGCTGTGCCAAGCAAAGAGGCTCGTTCTGACTCACTTCAGTCAGAGGTACAAACCAGTTGCCTTGGCCAGAGAAGGAGAAACAGATGGGATCGTAGAGCTTAAAAAGCAAGCTGAATCAGTGTTAGATCTCCAAGAAGTGACTCTAGCAGAAGATTTTATGGTGATTGGCATTCCAATCAAGAAATGA